A segment of the Sphingobium amiense genome:
CTAGCGCGAGAAGGATGCACAACGCCTGCCACGTCCGGCGCATGCGGCGCAGGTCGCTTGTCTCGGGCGCGGCCATCGGCGTGCGCAGGAGGTCGAGCCACAAGGGCATCAGCCCGCCCTCCCCTTGAGCGCATGTTCGGTGACCCGCATCACGCGGCCCGCCTGGCTGACGACGGCGGGCGTGTGCTCGATGCCGAAGCGGCCAGTGAGCTTGCCCTCCTGGTCGAAATAGAAGCGCCGCTTGCGCTGCGACATCGCCTCGATCGGCGATCCCTTCACGAAGATGATCTTCGCCTTCATGTCGCTATATTTGCCGCAAGCCCAAGCCAGCTGCTCGGCATTATCCCCATCGACGAAGACAAGATCCTGATGAATGCCGACGAAATCGAGCGGGTTCACCTTCTGACCCGCCTTTGCGATCATATTTCCCTTCTGGTCGCGGACATCATGGTCGATGCGAACCGAGGGATCGAAATCCCAGCTGCGCGTCTCCTGGGCCGGCGAGATACCGGCCACGGGATCTGGCCGCCGCACCTTGGCCTCGACCCGCTTGGCGAAAAGCGCGTTGGTTCGCGCCAGTTCGCCGCTCGCTTCGGCACGGCGCAGCCGCGCCTCGATCGTCGCGAGCAGGTCAGGCTCGATGATCGGAAAGGCCTGCCCTGCCGTTCCATAGTCGCGCGCCTCGCTGGCGGAGCCGGCGAGAAGCAGGGTCGTGCCGCCAAGGCATGCGGTCGTCGCCGCCAGCAGGATGGTGCGCCTCATAGTAGCGGCTCCCCGGTCCCGATAATCTGGCGCGCGCAGACGAATCCGATGTCGGCATAGCGGCTGTCGAACCCGTCCTTGTGCGGCGTCCCGACAAAATAGCAGCCCGCCGGGACCGGCCCGGTCGCGCCGGGCGTCAACAGCTCGCCCAGGCGCGAGGCTCGCTTCATGCGCGCCACCATGCGCCCGCCGATCAGGACGTCGTTCCCGCTATGGGAAACGACATCGCCGGGGAGACCATAAACCAGCTTGCCGAACATAGCGGGCCGCGCTCCGAAATGGCGATGCACGAGAGCGGTCGCGGGCGGGTCGAAGAAGACATAGTCACCGCGGCCCGGCAGTCGGCCCCGATCGATGAGGAACGCCCAGTTCGGCAGGGACTCGCTCGTGTTGATGAGGAAGGCATGACGATCGCGCCAATCCGCGATCGCGCCCAGAACCACTGTGCCGACCGACAGGAGCCCCAGCGCCGCCCAGAGATGCTTGCGCGGTCGCCAGGCCGGCGCGGGGTGCGCCGGCACCATCGGGGTTTCGCCCTTGTCACTGAGCAGGGCCGACATCGGGCGCTCCAAAGCTCGACACGGTGGCTCCCTGGGCACCAACGGCCGGGGGCAGGACGGATGGAACCGGTTGGGCAGTGGCTTGTGCGGCGCTCGCCGGCGCGGCCGTCCGCGGATCCTGCGGCACGGGCATCTCGGGCGCGGCCTGCAGGCTCATTTGCTGCAGGCGCTGCAGCTCCTCGGCCGTTATCCGCTTGGGTATCGGCACGCCCGAGGCGTAGACTGCCTTCTTCACCGTTTCCGTAATGTCATCGACATTCTTGCTGAGCACAGCCTCGCCGACGAGGATGACGTCGCCATGGGCGCTGCGACGCGCAAGCTCCTTGTCGAGCGATGCCATGAAGGCCTGCATCTCGGCCTTGACCCGCTCAGGTGGCGATGCCGAGTAGCGCTGCGCCTCGACATATTCTCCGACCAGTTCGGAGAGCTTGACCGAGACGATATGATCGGGCCGGGCACTCACCTGCCGGGTCACCCACATCGCCCAGACGAGCGCCGCGAGCAGCAGGAGCCCGCCCAGCATCTGCCAGCGGGTCAATCCTGCGAATAGGGTCCGGCGGCGCGAGCGCGTGGCTTTGCCAGACGGCGCGGGGACGGGAGGAAGATCGAGTTCAGCCTGCTCAGCCATGGGAACGGTTCCCTTCAGACACATGACGCGGAATGATGAGATGTCGGCGCAGCACGATGATCGCGCCGGCCAGGAGAAGCTGCGCGCAGGCCAGCACCTGCTTGAACGATGCGATGCGCGCTGGGTCCGCGGCGACGTAGCGGCTCGCCATATTGGCCAGCTGGTGCATCATGCCGTCGATCGAGAAGCCGCCGATCGCCAGGAAGAAGAGGAAGAACAATCCCCAGCTGATCAGCAGCGACGACAGGGTGAAGCCGAAAAGGTGGAGATACCAATAGAGGATCGTGCGCAAGTCGAGCCGGATGCACGGGGTAGTCGCCGCCGGTGGGCTTGGCTTAAGCGTCTCTTCGCTCGGGATGGATGCCACTGGACCTACTCCGCAGCGATTGCGACGTCGGGATCACTCTCCGCATTCGCCGCCCATTTCTCGGGATTGTCGGGAAAGGCGATGCGCTCGATCGCCTCGTCCATGCTGAGACCCTCGCCGATCAGCGCCTCGATCCGGGCGAAGGTCTGCGGGCTCGAGGAA
Coding sequences within it:
- a CDS encoding TrbI F-type domain-containing protein — translated: MAEQAELDLPPVPAPSGKATRSRRRTLFAGLTRWQMLGGLLLLAALVWAMWVTRQVSARPDHIVSVKLSELVGEYVEAQRYSASPPERVKAEMQAFMASLDKELARRSAHGDVILVGEAVLSKNVDDITETVKKAVYASGVPIPKRITAEELQRLQQMSLQAAPEMPVPQDPRTAAPASAAQATAQPVPSVLPPAVGAQGATVSSFGAPDVGPAQ
- a CDS encoding S26 family signal peptidase; its protein translation is MSALLSDKGETPMVPAHPAPAWRPRKHLWAALGLLSVGTVVLGAIADWRDRHAFLINTSESLPNWAFLIDRGRLPGRGDYVFFDPPATALVHRHFGARPAMFGKLVYGLPGDVVSHSGNDVLIGGRMVARMKRASRLGELLTPGATGPVPAGCYFVGTPHKDGFDSRYADIGFVCARQIIGTGEPLL
- the traW gene encoding type-F conjugative transfer system protein TraW, which encodes MRRTILLAATTACLGGTTLLLAGSASEARDYGTAGQAFPIIEPDLLATIEARLRRAEASGELARTNALFAKRVEAKVRRPDPVAGISPAQETRSWDFDPSVRIDHDVRDQKGNMIAKAGQKVNPLDFVGIHQDLVFVDGDNAEQLAWACGKYSDMKAKIIFVKGSPIEAMSQRKRRFYFDQEGKLTGRFGIEHTPAVVSQAGRVMRVTEHALKGRAG